One window from the genome of Candidatus Synechococcus calcipolaris G9 encodes:
- a CDS encoding YgiT-type zinc finger protein, with amino-acid sequence MFRCHVCGSEESHSESISEVFNVRGKFYLVEKIPAMVCSRCGEEVLSRETTEGVRVMLHREDEPIRSISLDVFSYGGFN; translated from the coding sequence ATGTTTAGATGTCATGTTTGCGGTTCAGAAGAGTCTCATTCAGAGTCTATTAGCGAAGTTTTTAATGTTCGAGGAAAATTTTATTTGGTAGAAAAAATCCCGGCTATGGTTTGCTCTCGCTGTGGAGAGGAGGTGTTGAGCCGAGAGACAACTGAAGGAGTTCGAGTGATGTTACATCGGGAAGATGAACCGATTCGATCTATTTCCTTGGATGTATTTTCCTATGGCGGTTTTAATTAA
- a CDS encoding DUF5615 family PIN-like protein, with amino-acid sequence MKLLFDHNLSPKLVQRLADLFPDSTHVYTLELDEADDREVWDYAQHHGFIIVTKDSDYNELLTFRGFPPKVIWIRRGNCSTNDIESILRTHAADIQTLTNDPTLGILTLY; translated from the coding sequence ATGAAGCTGCTGTTTGATCACAACCTCTCACCCAAATTAGTCCAGCGGCTTGCTGATTTATTTCCAGATTCAACCCACGTTTACACCCTTGAGCTAGATGAAGCCGACGACCGCGAGGTTTGGGACTACGCCCAACACCATGGCTTCATCATTGTCACCAAAGACAGCGACTACAACGAACTGCTTACATTCAGAGGGTTTCCGCCAAAAGTCATTTGGATTCGTCGCGGCAACTGCTCCACCAACGACATCGAATCCATCCTGCGAACCCACGCCGCCGATATCCAAACCTTAACCAATGACCCTACCCTCGGCATCTTGACCCTGTACTAG
- a CDS encoding HsdM family class I SAM-dependent methyltransferase: MALSNTAQNILQYESTIWSTADLLRGCGIKESEWPSYMMPFFALVMIESRLIRMFDDLKTELGEDTFNGIEPNDLIELIQDKGQGYNVYIFEKHQTLKDICQNDKSFDVDFDAYLKGYDGETKDLLGVDAFEGEKFLDIKGVIAKLKAKKVLFSYVTAWSSIDLKPFDNSAITTLEEHIKRRWADISAETAGEQYTPDDVIALIAEIIASKIEDSGRLLKIYDCTCGGGNLLFGVEDRIKEKVNRLTQTYGQDWNDALYALAKIEGRFRVDSKIEHGNTLTDDKFFADEFDVVVANPPYGVDWKGFQKDIQNDKTQRFQHLPAVSDGQLLFMQHLISKMNATGMGVVVHNGSTLFSGDAGSGESNIRKWMLDNDLVEAVIQLPTDEFFNTNIYTYLWVLNKQKPDERKDRVMLINASEKFKPLKKNKGSKRKEIDEANRLEIVDTLGKWADNDYARVFDKEFFYFNKQAIMLTNVDEQGRTFADRLKDGKKSRSLKPVKLDNGERTLTEFTILEPPENPPPDSTPLIKGGRGDLSEYFTDDIKPFVSSLDYKEQPLVVTTEKAQYSFDADQETLIKEVLGKREALGCGKIVVKSAFKKKTKTKPESIVITVELTPDYQKDYEIIPYHRDPDENRAAIEAFMAKYITKPFEYLENVVGVEINFNKVFYQPEQLRSVEEILDEISTLDKELRELEQSLSL, from the coding sequence ATGGCTCTATCAAATACTGCTCAGAATATCTTGCAATACGAGTCTACGATTTGGTCTACGGCTGACCTATTGCGGGGCTGTGGCATCAAAGAATCGGAATGGCCGTCCTATATGATGCCGTTCTTTGCCCTGGTGATGATTGAGAGCCGCCTGATCAGGATGTTTGATGACCTAAAGACAGAACTAGGGGAAGACACCTTCAATGGGATTGAACCCAATGACCTGATTGAATTGATTCAGGACAAGGGCCAAGGCTACAACGTCTATATCTTTGAGAAGCACCAGACCCTAAAGGACATCTGCCAGAACGATAAATCCTTTGATGTGGACTTTGATGCCTATCTGAAAGGCTATGACGGCGAAACTAAAGACCTGTTGGGGGTGGATGCCTTTGAAGGGGAAAAGTTTCTCGATATCAAAGGGGTGATTGCCAAGCTCAAGGCTAAGAAGGTGCTGTTTAGCTACGTCACGGCATGGAGCAGCATTGACCTAAAGCCCTTTGACAACTCAGCAATTACCACCCTAGAGGAACACATCAAACGCCGTTGGGCGGATATTTCCGCTGAGACAGCGGGGGAACAGTACACCCCCGATGATGTGATCGCCCTGATTGCAGAGATTATCGCGTCAAAGATTGAGGACTCAGGCCGCCTGCTGAAAATCTATGACTGCACCTGTGGGGGTGGGAACCTGCTGTTTGGGGTGGAAGACCGGATTAAGGAGAAGGTGAACCGCCTGACTCAGACCTATGGGCAAGACTGGAATGATGCCCTTTACGCCTTAGCCAAGATTGAAGGTCGGTTTCGGGTGGATTCTAAAATCGAGCATGGCAACACCCTAACCGATGACAAATTCTTTGCGGATGAGTTTGATGTGGTGGTGGCGAATCCGCCCTATGGGGTGGACTGGAAGGGCTTTCAGAAAGACATCCAGAACGATAAGACCCAGCGGTTTCAGCATCTCCCGGCGGTGAGTGATGGGCAGTTGTTGTTTATGCAACACCTGATCTCGAAGATGAATGCCACGGGTATGGGAGTGGTGGTTCATAATGGCTCCACCCTGTTTAGTGGCGATGCCGGATCGGGGGAAAGCAATATCCGTAAATGGATGCTGGATAATGACCTGGTGGAAGCGGTGATCCAGTTGCCGACGGATGAGTTTTTTAACACTAATATCTACACCTATCTGTGGGTGCTGAATAAGCAGAAACCCGATGAGCGGAAGGATCGGGTGATGCTGATCAATGCCAGTGAAAAGTTTAAGCCCCTGAAGAAAAACAAAGGCTCGAAGCGGAAGGAGATAGATGAGGCCAATCGTTTAGAAATTGTCGATACTTTGGGCAAGTGGGCGGATAACGACTATGCCAGGGTGTTTGATAAGGAGTTTTTCTATTTCAATAAGCAGGCGATCATGCTCACGAATGTGGATGAGCAGGGCAGAACGTTTGCTGATCGCCTGAAGGATGGGAAAAAGAGTCGGTCGCTTAAACCTGTGAAGCTGGACAACGGGGAACGGACGTTAACGGAATTCACGATATTAGAACCGCCTGAGAACCCCCCGCCTGACAGCACCCCCCTTATCAAAGGGGGCAGGGGGGATCTATCCGAGTATTTCACCGATGACATTAAGCCGTTTGTGAGTTCGTTGGATTATAAAGAACAGCCGTTGGTGGTGACAACGGAAAAGGCGCAATACAGTTTTGATGCGGATCAGGAAACGCTGATTAAGGAGGTATTGGGCAAGCGGGAAGCATTGGGCTGTGGAAAGATTGTGGTGAAGTCTGCGTTTAAGAAAAAGACGAAAACCAAACCGGAAAGCATTGTGATTACGGTGGAGCTAACGCCAGACTATCAGAAGGATTATGAGATTATTCCCTATCACCGTGACCCGGATGAGAATCGGGCGGCCATTGAAGCGTTTATGGCGAAGTACATCACGAAGCCGTTTGAGTATTTAGAAAATGTGGTGGGAGTAGAAATTAATTTTAATAAGGTATTTTATCAGCCTGAGCAATTGCGAAGTGTAGAGGAAATCTTGGATGAGATTTCGACCTTAGATAAAGAACTCAGAGAACTAGAGCAGTCTTTATCTTTATGA
- a CDS encoding DUF4258 domain-containing protein, with product MKTLEEVKSQLQAGQFEFTRHAFKRAVERNISEAEIREASTKIEVIEDYPDDKYSPSCLLLGFTLANRALHLQVSRIESDNVKIITLYEPDSMQWMDYRRRKP from the coding sequence ATGAAGACTCTAGAGGAGGTTAAAAGCCAATTACAAGCCGGACAATTTGAATTTACCCGCCATGCCTTTAAGCGGGCAGTTGAGCGCAATATTAGTGAGGCAGAGATTAGAGAAGCGAGTACAAAAATAGAGGTGATTGAAGATTATCCAGACGACAAGTATTCACCAAGTTGTCTGCTGCTGGGATTCACACTAGCAAATCGAGCTTTACACCTTCAGGTTTCAAGGATTGAATCTGACAACGTAAAAATCATTACACTGTACGAACCTGACTCAATGCAATGGATGGATTACCGAAGGAGGAAACCCTGA
- a CDS encoding restriction endonuclease subunit S yields MKLRISRYEQYKESEIDGLVKIPCHWRLERLKFIAEVRSGVAKGRNLSGKKTIELPYLRVANVQENRLELDNISRIEIQLSEEARYSLKPGDVLMTEGGDNDKLGRGAVWKGQIPRCLHQNHVFAVRPFDSENSYWINWMTQTEFLKYFFLSRSKQTTNLASISSTNLKITPIIFPPLHERLAITRYLDTRTAQIDRKIDLLTQKAQRYEELKRAIINETVTRGLDKSVPMKNSGIEWIGKIPEHWEIKRIKDITESDVSVKTPSQLKETDLIEFVPMSNIDENIGRIKEFSFVTLDTVSSGYTKFKNEDVIFAKITPCMENGNVALVKNLRHGIGFGSTEFMVFRSQKELLPKYLHYFFHNILFRKNAEPFMKGTAGQKRITSLYMSTHGFGLPPLDEQKAIAHYLDTKTDQIDQIIQTINTQIEKLKELRKTLINDVVTGKIKVIDN; encoded by the coding sequence ATGAAATTAAGAATCAGTCGATATGAACAGTACAAGGAAAGTGAAATTGATGGATTAGTGAAGATCCCTTGTCATTGGCGATTAGAACGCTTGAAATTTATTGCTGAAGTACGAAGCGGAGTAGCAAAGGGACGGAATCTATCGGGAAAGAAAACCATCGAATTGCCGTATTTGAGAGTAGCTAATGTTCAAGAAAATCGTCTTGAGTTGGACAATATTTCCAGGATCGAAATTCAACTTAGTGAAGAAGCTAGGTATTCATTAAAGCCTGGTGATGTTTTGATGACGGAAGGAGGCGACAATGACAAACTAGGTCGTGGAGCTGTTTGGAAGGGGCAAATTCCAAGATGTCTGCATCAAAATCATGTATTTGCAGTCAGACCGTTTGATTCTGAAAACTCATATTGGATCAACTGGATGACACAGACAGAGTTCTTAAAATATTTCTTTTTGAGCCGATCTAAGCAGACAACTAATTTAGCTTCTATTTCTTCTACAAATCTGAAAATAACCCCAATTATATTTCCACCTCTGCACGAGCGTTTAGCGATTACCCGCTATCTCGACACCAGAACTGCCCAGATCGATCGCAAAATTGACCTACTCACCCAAAAAGCCCAACGCTATGAGGAACTGAAAAGGGCGATCATTAACGAAACCGTCACACGCGGTCTTGATAAGTCTGTACCGATGAAAAATAGCGGCATTGAATGGATCGGCAAAATTCCTGAGCATTGGGAAATTAAGCGGATAAAGGATATTACCGAATCAGATGTTTCGGTAAAAACACCGTCTCAATTAAAGGAAACAGATTTAATTGAGTTTGTCCCGATGAGTAATATTGATGAAAATATTGGGAGGATTAAAGAATTTAGTTTCGTGACACTTGATACTGTTTCTAGTGGCTATACAAAATTCAAAAATGAAGATGTAATTTTTGCCAAGATAACACCCTGTATGGAGAACGGAAATGTAGCCTTAGTAAAAAATCTGAGACATGGGATTGGCTTCGGGAGCACCGAATTTATGGTTTTTAGGTCTCAGAAAGAATTATTGCCAAAGTATCTACACTATTTCTTTCACAATATTCTCTTTAGAAAGAATGCTGAACCTTTTATGAAGGGTACTGCGGGGCAAAAAAGAATCACAAGTTTGTATATGTCAACTCATGGTTTTGGCTTACCACCGCTTGATGAACAAAAAGCGATCGCCCACTATCTAGACACAAAAACCGATCAAATTGACCAAATCATCCAAACTATCAACACCCAAATCGAAAAACTCAAGGAACTTCGCAAGACCCTAATTAACGATGTTGTTACTGGAAAAATCAAAGTGATTGATAATTGA
- a CDS encoding phosphoketolase, protein MTAASPASSSNHPNFCQGIQYFGSDWPQWQDYGQAAVIDDRTGAIAHGQDPAAAYQALLYADALRYLTLQVTASKASGHPGGFASQAEAYAAFVFLGHKNIITEVGHHAPGFYSAMFLDRSLEAMDIHTVQDLRDRFREKHGLLGHLSGYIPGILAPAGPLGQGQHFAMAAAWLHRQTLFPFTLGDGGLGEPYVMSSMGHFHTAFPSVTNFLPILVWNGFSQEHHSMVSLQSNDQMIAYWQGNGFKNVVLIDAKDFEDGDQPGAYVDSTLFSFEGRMKFMTAVLMGAQKAAKAALGGELTVFIIKQLKGAGVHAKGAKSHNLYGYHTLDNADIVTALEKRALSVAAWQLVRTNCERAGGGPAAKVAVTESVLDLPDLGELPLEAYSVGGDAKVSTTAMGQLVAYVGQKDRRYLVTNADGNEASGIGNINQALKIIHPTPDPLYNQEPTGQVYEPLSEDACAGLAAGLCLMGSRTLWCSYESFAINGLPIWQTVTQAMAELRRPTPSTVTLYTAGALEQGRNGWTHQRPEIEAYFGAMMRNGNIFPLFPADANSVQVCYQWALSTQNKGIAIIASKSPLPIRTTFAQTEEALVKGGVILYESEGSGPLVVLAALGDMILLPVFAAAKSLEAEGVRVRIVSVISPRRLYRPSDVAWSTCSEPDGGFADDATFEALFGGNALLGITGGPGAMLEPLMLRSPLNRDLMTWQRGETTASASELMAFNGITPEAIQTRAIALLGMDSE, encoded by the coding sequence ATGACGGCTGCTTCCCCTGCTTCAAGTTCCAATCATCCCAATTTTTGCCAAGGCATTCAGTATTTTGGCTCAGATTGGCCCCAATGGCAGGATTATGGTCAAGCTGCCGTTATCGATGACCGTACCGGGGCGATCGCCCATGGACAGGATCCAGCCGCCGCCTACCAAGCACTGCTTTATGCCGATGCCCTGCGCTACCTAACCCTGCAAGTCACGGCAAGTAAGGCCTCGGGCCATCCAGGGGGGTTTGCCAGTCAAGCTGAGGCCTACGCAGCCTTCGTCTTTCTGGGCCATAAAAATATCATCACCGAGGTGGGCCACCATGCCCCCGGATTCTACAGTGCCATGTTTCTGGATCGTTCCCTGGAAGCCATGGATATTCATACCGTCCAGGATCTGCGCGATCGCTTCCGGGAAAAACACGGCCTGTTAGGGCATCTATCGGGCTATATTCCCGGTATTTTAGCTCCAGCAGGGCCCCTCGGTCAGGGGCAGCACTTTGCCATGGCCGCCGCCTGGTTGCATCGTCAAACCCTCTTTCCCTTTACCTTGGGGGATGGGGGCTTGGGTGAACCCTATGTGATGAGTAGTATGGGGCATTTCCATACCGCTTTTCCCTCCGTCACCAACTTTCTGCCCATACTGGTGTGGAATGGCTTTAGCCAAGAGCATCACAGCATGGTGTCGTTGCAGTCCAATGACCAGATGATCGCCTACTGGCAGGGGAATGGCTTCAAAAATGTCGTGCTGATCGATGCCAAGGACTTTGAGGATGGGGATCAGCCCGGGGCCTATGTGGACAGTACCCTCTTTTCCTTTGAGGGACGGATGAAATTTATGACCGCCGTACTTATGGGGGCACAAAAAGCGGCAAAAGCGGCCCTTGGGGGTGAATTAACGGTCTTTATCATTAAGCAACTCAAGGGGGCGGGGGTTCATGCCAAGGGAGCCAAATCCCATAACCTCTACGGCTATCACACCCTGGATAACGCCGACATTGTGACTGCCCTCGAAAAACGGGCCCTATCGGTGGCGGCTTGGCAACTGGTGCGGACTAATTGTGAGCGGGCCGGGGGCGGCCCAGCGGCCAAGGTTGCGGTCACTGAATCCGTGCTTGACCTACCAGACCTAGGAGAACTGCCCCTAGAAGCCTATTCGGTGGGGGGAGACGCCAAAGTATCCACAACCGCCATGGGCCAATTGGTGGCCTACGTGGGGCAAAAGGATCGCCGCTATTTGGTAACGAATGCCGATGGTAACGAAGCCTCTGGCATTGGCAATATTAACCAAGCCCTCAAGATTATTCACCCCACCCCGGACCCCCTCTATAACCAGGAACCCACGGGCCAAGTCTATGAACCCCTGAGCGAAGATGCCTGTGCTGGATTAGCGGCAGGATTATGTTTAATGGGCAGTCGAACCCTTTGGTGCTCCTACGAATCCTTTGCTATTAATGGCTTACCCATCTGGCAGACCGTGACCCAGGCCATGGCTGAACTGCGCCGTCCCACCCCCTCCACCGTCACCCTTTATACCGCCGGAGCCTTAGAACAGGGGCGGAATGGCTGGACTCACCAACGCCCAGAAATTGAAGCCTACTTCGGGGCAATGATGCGGAATGGAAATATCTTCCCGTTGTTTCCCGCCGATGCCAATAGTGTTCAGGTGTGCTACCAGTGGGCATTGAGTACCCAAAATAAGGGTATTGCGATTATTGCCAGCAAGTCTCCCCTGCCGATTCGCACGACGTTTGCCCAAACCGAAGAGGCTCTGGTGAAGGGTGGTGTGATTCTTTACGAGAGTGAAGGATCTGGGCCACTGGTTGTCTTGGCTGCCTTGGGGGATATGATCTTACTGCCCGTGTTTGCGGCGGCGAAATCCCTGGAAGCGGAAGGGGTACGGGTACGAATTGTGTCGGTGATCAGTCCGCGGCGGCTCTACCGTCCCAGTGATGTGGCCTGGAGTACTTGCTCAGAACCCGATGGGGGTTTTGCGGATGATGCAACCTTTGAAGCTCTCTTTGGCGGCAATGCTCTCCTGGGAATTACGGGGGGGCCGGGGGCTATGCTAGAACCCTTGATGTTGCGTTCTCCGTTGAACCGAGATTTAATGACCTGGCAACGGGGAGAAACCACTGCCAGTGCATCGGAGCTAATGGCCTTTAATGGTATTACGCCGGAAGCCATTCAAACCCGGGCGATCGCCCTTTTGGGAATGGATTCAGAATAA
- a CDS encoding Uma2 family endonuclease: protein MDAKPNYNNDDHPPTMTITSSQPKTYSAEEYLHLDVGSELRHEYHHGEIIPMPGGTPAHNEIIRMLVFLLTANLRKQPYSIFVTDQRLWIPTRAIGPEETDELYTYPNVMVTSRPVTLKPGRKDTVINPILIAEVLSDSTQGYDRGDKFAAYRTIPTFEEYLLIDQSKPHVEQYGKQAENQWLFTEYYGLDQTLNLQSVGVAIALTDLYEAIDW from the coding sequence TTGGACGCAAAACCCAATTACAACAACGATGACCATCCCCCAACCATGACCATCACCAGTAGCCAACCAAAGACCTACAGTGCCGAAGAATATCTGCATCTAGACGTAGGGTCAGAACTGCGCCATGAATACCACCATGGAGAAATCATCCCGATGCCTGGGGGAACCCCTGCCCATAACGAAATTATCCGTATGTTGGTTTTTCTATTAACGGCTAACCTGCGGAAACAGCCCTACAGTATTTTTGTGACTGACCAGCGATTGTGGATTCCTACCCGTGCCATTGGCCCAGAGGAGACCGACGAATTGTATACCTATCCCAACGTAATGGTCACATCCCGCCCAGTAACTCTTAAACCAGGACGAAAAGACACCGTGATCAATCCAATTTTGATCGCCGAGGTCTTGTCAGACTCTACCCAAGGGTACGATCGGGGTGATAAATTCGCAGCCTATCGCACCATTCCCACCTTTGAGGAATATTTACTCATTGATCAATCCAAACCCCATGTGGAGCAGTATGGGAAACAGGCAGAAAATCAGTGGTTATTTACAGAGTATTACGGTCTTGACCAAACCCTGAATCTGCAATCTGTGGGGGTGGCGATCGCCCTCACTGACCTGTATGAAGCCATTGATTGGTGA
- a CDS encoding four helix bundle protein, with product MGRNIVKDKSFDFAVRIVNLSKYLTEQKREYVLSRQILRSGTAVGALIREAEQAESKADFIHKLAIALKEANETDYWLDLLYKTEYLEDKHHQSLKAYLTELLKLLTSIIKTINYHLPQTLNLVDIKLRINTHNWQSHDVALGDQQPIKRIAMVRRQTTEGIDIR from the coding sequence ATGGGGAGGAACATTGTTAAGGATAAGAGTTTTGATTTTGCTGTTCGGATCGTCAACCTGAGTAAATACCTGACTGAGCAAAAGCGAGAGTATGTTTTATCCAGGCAAATTCTACGATCGGGAACCGCCGTTGGTGCATTAATCCGAGAAGCTGAGCAAGCTGAAAGCAAAGCCGACTTCATCCACAAACTCGCCATTGCTCTCAAAGAAGCCAACGAAACTGACTACTGGCTAGACCTCCTCTACAAAACCGAATACCTCGAAGACAAACACCATCAGAGCCTAAAAGCTTATCTCACTGAACTCTTAAAACTCCTAACCTCCATCATCAAAACTATCAATTACCATCTACCACAAACGCTCAACCTCGTAGACATCAAACTTCGTATCAATACTCACAATTGGCAATCCCATGATGTGGCTTTGGGCGATCAACAACCGATCAAACGGATCGCGATGGTGAGACGGCAAACGACTGAGGGCATAGATATACGATAG
- a CDS encoding nucleotidyltransferase family protein: MNPPISSNAQRASPIAIPRRGRLEQLCIQYKIAKLSLFGSILRDDFTDESDIDFLVEFQKDYTPTFLVMAQIEEELSDLLQGRIVDLRTLAELSPYFRDRVMAETRVQYECNYNG, translated from the coding sequence ATGAACCCACCAATAAGTAGCAATGCCCAACGAGCTTCACCGATCGCAATTCCTCGTCGTGGTCGATTAGAGCAACTGTGTATCCAATATAAAATTGCAAAGTTGTCTTTATTTGGTTCGATTTTGCGAGACGATTTTACTGATGAAAGCGATATTGATTTTTTGGTGGAGTTCCAAAAAGATTACACTCCCACTTTTTTGGTGATGGCTCAGATCGAGGAAGAGTTGTCGGATCTACTGCAAGGCAGAATTGTGGATTTGAGAACACTGGCGGAACTAAGTCCCTATTTTAGGGATCGGGTCATGGCGGAGACAAGGGTGCAATATGAGTGCAACTACAATGGATAA
- a CDS encoding DUF433 domain-containing protein has translation MSYQGRITLEPGKRSGKPCIRGMRITVYDVLSYLASGMTYQEILDDFPYLTQEDILACLSYAADREHQTLLVQA, from the coding sequence ATGAGCTACCAAGGAAGAATCACCCTAGAACCTGGAAAACGCAGTGGTAAACCCTGCATTCGCGGAATGCGGATCACCGTTTATGATGTGCTGTCCTACCTTGCCTCTGGCATGACCTACCAAGAAATTTTGGATGACTTTCCCTACCTCACCCAAGAAGACATATTAGCTTGCCTGAGCTACGCCGCCGATCGCGAACACCAAACCCTGCTGGTACAGGCATGA